The Pseudomonas sp. KU26590 genomic sequence CCATGTCTTCCGGCAGCACGCTGCCGCCTTGCAGGCCAAACGGCACGACTGCAATAGGCGTGGCGCGGTCGCTGCCGCTGGTTACCAGAATGTTCTTTTCGTCGGCAGCGGCGAAACCCGCTGCGCAACACAGAACGACAAGCATTCCTCGAAGAAGGTTAATCACAAGGCTAGGTCCTCAGGTGTGAATGTCATCTTGAATGAACGGTAAGGTGCGAAGTCCGAAGGCTTCATCCCCTGCATCTCTGTCAAACGACCAATATTCTTGACCGCCGCTACTGCTGAACTGTCGAAAGGACCATCGCCGCTGGACTTGCTCACGTTGACCGAAGTCAAGGTGCCGTCCGGCAACATGTTGATCTGCAGGACGACTGTCATGCCCTTGCGCGCGGAAGGTGGACGTGCCCAGCCTTCAGCCGCCCGAGAGCGAATCAAGTCATCGAAGCTGCCGGCCACTTCGTCGCCACGCTCATCGGCCAGTGCCTGTTGGCGTTCCGGCTTGTCGGAAAGCAGGTCGGCCAGTGCTTGCGCCTTCTTGTCTTCCGCTGATTTGCGAGCCGCATCCTGGGCTTTCTTCTTCGCGTCCTCGGTCGACTTCTTCTTGGCATCCTCAGCCGCTTTCTTCTTCGCGTCTTCGGCAGCCTTTTTCTTGGCGTCGTCCGCAGCCTGCTTCTTCGCGTCCTCGGCAGCCTGTTTCTTGGCTTCCTCGGCGGCCGCGCGCTTGGCGTCTTCCTCGGCTTTTTTCTTCGCGTCGTCTTCGGCTTTCTTCTTGGCTATATCAGCCAATTGTTTCTCTTCAGCGGTTTTCTTCGCGTCATCCGCTTTTTTGGCTTCGGCTTTCTTGGCGTCGTCCGCAGCTTTTTTTGCGTCATCGGCTTTTTTGGCGTCGTCAGCTTTCTTTGCTTCCTCGGCCTTTTGCTCTTCGGCTTTTTGAGCGCTATCGGCTTTCTTTTGTTCCGCCGCCTTTACCGCCTCTTGCTCAACTTTTTTCTGCTCCATCTGCTCGACTTCGGTTTGTCGCGCAGCGGATTTCTTCGCCTCACCGGCCAGCTTCTGGTTGGTCTGGGTGGTTGCCTGACTTTTTGATTTCAACTGATAGAGCGTGGCCTGAACAATCGGCCTGGCTTCAGGAAGCTCGGGCGTCATTGCAAAGCTGACGAACAACAAACCAAAAATCAGGACGTGCAGTCCCACCGCCCAGACGGACGGCCAGAAGTAGCTTTCCGAGGCGGACGGCTCTCGAATCGGCTGCATCAGGGGGCCTCGGTAATCAAACCAACGTTCCCGACCCCGGCCTTCTGCAACCCGCCCATCGTGCC encodes the following:
- the tolA gene encoding cell envelope integrity protein TolA; amino-acid sequence: MQPIREPSASESYFWPSVWAVGLHVLIFGLLFVSFAMTPELPEARPIVQATLYQLKSKSQATTQTNQKLAGEAKKSAARQTEVEQMEQKKVEQEAVKAAEQKKADSAQKAEEQKAEEAKKADDAKKADDAKKAADDAKKAEAKKADDAKKTAEEKQLADIAKKKAEDDAKKKAEEDAKRAAAEEAKKQAAEDAKKQAADDAKKKAAEDAKKKAAEDAKKKSTEDAKKKAQDAARKSAEDKKAQALADLLSDKPERQQALADERGDEVAGSFDDLIRSRAAEGWARPPSARKGMTVVLQINMLPDGTLTSVNVSKSSGDGPFDSSAVAAVKNIGRLTEMQGMKPSDFAPYRSFKMTFTPEDLAL